The following are encoded in a window of Streptomyces sp. Go-475 genomic DNA:
- a CDS encoding SIS domain-containing protein — MTVHPPVTGHCDELQDALTAFRASAHITERWGERLADVLTGGGRLLAAGNGGSAAQAQHLTAELVGRYRDDRPPFSALALHADTSSTTAIANDYGVDEVFARQVRAHGRRGDVLMLLSTSGASANLLSAADAARAAGVRVWALTGCAPNPLMAGSDEYLCVEAPTAATVQELHLVAVHMVCAAFDAAVERGGRRDGDGGR, encoded by the coding sequence ATGACCGTACACCCGCCCGTCACCGGGCACTGCGACGAACTCCAGGACGCCCTGACCGCGTTCCGCGCCTCGGCGCACATCACCGAGCGGTGGGGTGAGCGCCTGGCGGACGTCCTCACCGGCGGCGGCCGGCTGCTCGCCGCGGGCAACGGCGGCAGCGCGGCCCAGGCCCAGCACCTGACCGCCGAACTCGTCGGCCGCTACCGCGACGACCGGCCGCCGTTCTCCGCGCTGGCCCTGCACGCCGACACCTCCAGCACCACCGCGATCGCCAACGACTACGGCGTGGACGAGGTGTTCGCCCGCCAGGTCCGCGCCCACGGCCGCCGCGGCGACGTCCTGATGCTGCTGTCCACCTCCGGCGCCAGCGCCAACCTGCTGTCCGCGGCGGACGCCGCCCGGGCGGCCGGGGTGCGCGTGTGGGCCCTCACCGGCTGCGCCCCCAACCCGCTGATGGCGGGCAGCGACGAGTACCTGTGCGTCGAGGCGCCGACGGCGGCGACCGTGCAGGAACTGCACCTGGTCGCGGTGCACATGGTGTGCGCGGCGTTCGACGCGGCGGTGGAACGCGGTGGCCGGCGCGACGGCGACGGCGGGAGGTGA
- the rfaE2 gene encoding D-glycero-beta-D-manno-heptose 1-phosphate adenylyltransferase, producing MSGKAPLVVVGDALLDRDLTGRAERLAPDAPVPVVDDCGERTRPGGAALAAYLAARDGRDVTLVAGVGDDPASRELRRLLEPWLTLIPLPLTGPLPEKTRVLAQDRPVVRLDRGAGRTREATDTAREAVRSAPAVLVSDYGRGAADALRDDLAARPPLVWDPHPRGGPPVPGTRLVTPAEKEAHGLAPQDGTPRRDLRAAAHSAAALVGHWRAAAVAVTLGARGALLSYGEHPLLVPAPAAHPGDSCGAGDRFAATAAGLLADGVLTAEAVEGAVAAATGFVAAGGAAALPSADTPPVLPPDEDDPSALAARVRAAHGTVVAAGGCFDLLHAGHVGLLQAARRLGDCLVVCVNSDASVRRRKGGGRPVNPLTDRLRVLRALACVDAVAVFDEDTPERLLADLRPDVWVKGGDYAAADLPEAALLQEWGGQAVLLPYLDGRSSTALLERAAEGAR from the coding sequence ATGAGCGGCAAGGCACCCCTGGTCGTCGTCGGTGACGCCCTGCTGGACCGGGACCTGACCGGCCGCGCCGAACGGCTCGCGCCCGACGCGCCCGTGCCGGTCGTCGACGACTGCGGGGAGCGGACCCGGCCCGGCGGCGCCGCCCTCGCCGCGTACCTCGCGGCCCGCGACGGCCGGGACGTCACGCTGGTGGCGGGCGTCGGCGACGACCCCGCGAGCCGCGAACTGCGCCGCCTCCTGGAACCCTGGCTCACCCTGATCCCGCTGCCCCTGACCGGACCCCTTCCCGAGAAGACCCGGGTCCTCGCGCAGGACCGCCCGGTGGTCCGCCTGGACCGGGGAGCCGGCCGCACCCGCGAGGCCACGGACACCGCCCGCGAGGCCGTCCGCTCCGCGCCCGCCGTGCTCGTCTCCGACTACGGCCGCGGCGCCGCCGACGCCCTGCGCGACGACCTCGCCGCCCGCCCGCCCCTGGTCTGGGACCCGCACCCGCGCGGCGGCCCGCCCGTGCCGGGCACCCGGCTGGTCACCCCGGCGGAGAAGGAGGCCCACGGCCTCGCCCCGCAGGACGGCACACCGCGCCGGGACCTGCGCGCCGCCGCGCACAGCGCCGCCGCCCTCGTAGGGCACTGGCGGGCCGCGGCCGTCGCGGTGACCCTCGGCGCACGCGGCGCCCTCCTCTCCTACGGCGAGCACCCGCTGCTCGTCCCCGCCCCCGCCGCGCACCCGGGCGACAGCTGCGGGGCCGGCGACCGGTTCGCCGCCACGGCGGCCGGGCTGCTCGCCGACGGCGTCCTGACCGCCGAGGCCGTCGAGGGCGCCGTGGCCGCCGCGACCGGCTTCGTCGCGGCGGGCGGCGCGGCGGCGCTGCCGAGCGCGGACACCCCGCCGGTACTCCCGCCCGACGAGGACGACCCGAGCGCCCTGGCCGCCCGGGTCCGCGCCGCGCACGGCACGGTCGTCGCCGCCGGCGGCTGCTTCGACCTGCTGCACGCCGGCCACGTCGGCCTGCTCCAGGCCGCCCGGCGGCTCGGCGACTGCCTCGTCGTCTGCGTCAACTCCGACGCCTCGGTGCGGCGCCGCAAGGGCGGCGGCCGCCCGGTGAACCCGCTCACCGACCGGCTCCGGGTCCTGCGCGCCCTGGCCTGCGTCGACGCGGTCGCCGTCTTCGACGAGGACACCCCCGAACGGCTCCTGGCCGACCTGCGTCCCGACGTCTGGGTCAAGGGCGGTGACTACGCGGCCGCCGACCTCCCCGAAGCCGCCCTCCTCCAGGAGTGGGGCGGCCAGGCGGTCCTGCTGCCCTACCTCGACGGCCGCTCCTCGACGGCCCTGCTGGAAAGGGCGGCGGAGGGAGCGCGGTGA